GGGCATCAACAACAAGATTAAACGATTGAAGAGGATGGCCTACGGCTACAAAGACGTTGCCTATTTCCTCCTCAAAATCCACCAACACTGCGGACTGCTTAATCCACGGCTTTCAACTTAAAGACGAATGAACCAAATATTATGATTAAAATATTGTTTGTATCCCCAAGTAATTTTACTACATCAAGCGAGTTAGTGACAATTCCTATAGGACTGTCATACATAAAGAGTTATTGCGAAAATAACATTTCGTGTTCTATAAAGATTGTTCACCAGATAAACAAAAAAGTTATTAGTGATGAAAAGCCTGATATTGTAGGTATATCGTGTTTTGCAGCAACATTTGGTCACGCTTTAAAGATTTCACTTCTTTGTAAAGAACTCGGAATCCATGTTGTTGTTGGCGGAGAACAAATTACAACTCTACCCCATATAATATCTAAAGACATTGATGTTGGAGTAAGGGGAGAAGGTGAACACACCTTCCTTAAGCTACTTCAGATTTATGATAATGGATGGGATAAAAATAAGTTAAGGAACATCAATGGACTCGTCTTTTATGATGATGGGAAACTGGTCCTGACGGGATATGCTCAACCTTTGCTTGATCTTGATGACTTGCCTATACCAGATTTGCTTTATGGGAATAAGTCAAGTGATATTCTATGTCTTATGTCTTCAAGAGGCTGCCCCTATCGTTGTGCATATTGTGCAACGGGATATCACAATAATGTCCATTGGATGTCTCCTGCAAAAGTAATTGAGACAATAGAGTTCCATCTTGATAAGTATCCACATATCAAGCGAGTTAAGTTCTGGGATGATTTGTTTACGGTGAAATTTGAGCGAGTGGAAGAAATTGCGAACCTTATGCAAGCTAAAGGGCTTACAGAAAGAGTGGTTGTAACTATATGCACACGTTCAGACCATATAAATGAATCGCTTTTGAAAGTATTGAAAAAAATGAACTGTACTCATGTAAGTATGGGATTGGAGTCCGGGTGCGATAAGACACTTAAATATATAAATAAAATGACTACCGTCGAGAAAAATCGCCGTGCCGTCGAGCTACTTGACAAACATGGTTTTGACAGTGAAGCTAGTTTCATAATAGGATTTCCGGAAGAGACAACAGAGAATATCAGACAAACATATGATTTTGTTAAAAGTTCACCTATTAAAAAAATTCAGGTTTTCTTGCCGATGCCGTATCCTGGGACCAAAATTTGGGAGTTTGCCATGGAAAAGGGTCTTGTCTCTGAGAATATGGACTGGGAGCGCCTGGACCTCATTGCAACCATGAATCAACCCAAACAGGTCCTTGACGAATTTATTGTTATTGCCCAACGAGTTTCACGTGAGGAACTTTGTCGATGGATGTTGAAATTTCGGAGATTGAGACTTAAGAAAAGCGCCGTTTATGCCTTGCAACTTCTTTTCCGAGACCCGCGGTTGATTTTCCATAGACTCAGGAGAGATCTGGTGTTTTTCTTACGAAAAGTTGTCTTTAAACCGGATTAATTGGTTCTTTTTTCTCTACAGAAAGTGTCTGAATAAACATTTCAGTGAATTTCCTCCAGGTATACTTGGAAGAGATTTTTTTTGATTCTTCGCTCATTTGCTGCATAACGGTTTTGTTCCCAAGATGGTTGCTGATTGATTTTGCAATACCAGAATTATCCATTTTTGGATCAAGCAGATAACCGTTTTTTCCGGGACATATTATATCAGTGGGTCCTCCTCCAGAGAAAGCCATGACTGGTAACCCGACACTGTTAGCTTCAACAATTGCAAGTCCGAAAGAGGCGTTTTTCTCCATTAAAACCATGAGATCGGCGTGTGTGCAGTAGCTGTATACTTTTTCGGATTCAACATAACCACAGAAGATAATCTCCTCTTTCAGGTGCAAATCAGTCACCTGTTTTTTAAGTGATGACAAGCAAGGACCATCTCCAACTACCAGTAATCTGATTACAGGGTGGTTTTTTTTCAGAATTGCTACAATGTCAATCAATCTGTCGACATGCTTCCAAGTAACCAATTTGCCGACACAAATCAGGGTTTTGCCTTTTCCTTCTTTCAGGCGTAAAGAGATTTCTGATGGGAGTCTAACCAGTGTGGTCGGTGCAGTAACGCCGGGGGGGATGACTTTCACATCAACAATTCCGTAAATATCCTCGATCCATTGTTTGTAACCTTTCGAAAATGTTGCAACGTAGTCAGCTTTTCTTACTGCAGCTCTGTCGAACGGTCGATACACAGTTTTGAATATAGGTACAAAAAATCCTAATAAACCTCCTGATATAGCGGTTTCTTTGGTTGTGTCATAGGCGAATCTGGGTGGTTGGAAACAAAAATACAATGTGGGTTTTGTTCGTAAGAATGATTTATAGAAGAACAGACCAGGAATAACTCCTTCTGTATGAAAACAGACGGCATCAGTATTTCTTTCAATAAAAAAAATAAGTAATACAGAGGAAAGCAAATCAACAAAACCGCTCAAAAGGACATTATTGTATTCCTTTCTGAGGAATGCCGGAAGCGTGCGCAGCTTTATTTTGTTGTCTAGGCATTCCTGCATGTTTTCAGGGATATTGCAGGTTAGGACTGTGTTGTCAATACCGATTTGGGAAAGTTCCCGAAAGAGATTTAATAAGACCGGCTCTCCACCTCCATGAAAAGTTTTGAAGCGGGGACATATATGGGTTATGTGCATAATATATTGTCTTTGTGGCTACTGGAATATATCCATATTGTCGTTAATCCACTCCACAAGCATTTTAATACCTTCGTGTGGTTTAGTTTCGGCCTTCCATCCAAGAAGTTTTTCAGCTTTGTGACAGTCAGAAATCCAGTAATAAAGGTCACCCCAGCGTTCACCTCCGAAGTGATATTCGATTTCTCTCCCTAACAGCTCCTCCAGATAACTAAGGCACTCAATGAGAGAAATAGCCGTCTTTTCACCCCCACCGATGTTGTAGATACCCGGCACCTGTTTTTCATAAAATGCATGAAACGCTTTACAGAGATCAGTTGCATAAAGAATATCACGGACTTGTTTTCCTGTGTTGAAGATAGTAATCGGTCTGTTGGCGAGAGCTCTGATGGAGAAGTTGGCCACCCATCCGTGATCTTCTCCACCGAATTGGCGAGTACCATATAAACCCGTTAGTCTGAAACTGGCGGCTTTTACCTTGTATGTATCTATAAAAGTGCGGACATAACATTCAGCAGAGAATTTAGATGCGTGGAGGGGGGTTAAGTTTCCGGTGAGGACAGTTGCAGTTTCGTCAATTGATGCAGGATTCCTGATGTATCTTGTCTCAGCTTCGCTCAGTGTGCTATTGATATCAGTGCCATAAACATGAATTGAAGCACATGAAACGATAGGTATGTTGTGGTTTCTTGCAGCTTCAAGAACGTTGTAAGTGCCGACAACATTGCATGTGAGGTCAAGATATGGATCTGCGGTGGATAGAGTCATTGCAGGCTGGGCTGCGGTATGAACGATATAATCACAGCCTGAAGAAGCATTCAGGACTTCATCAATATTTCTTATATCGGCTTTAACGTTTTTGACGCCCATGTCTTCCAGGAAATTCCAATTGAAATTACGGGCTTTTTCGGCATCATATCCTGTTTTTTCAAGTTCATATTTCGTCATGTTGTCGATAGAAACAACATCCCATCCTATATTTCTGTAGAATTCACAGACATGTGAGCCTATAAAACCACACCCTCCTGTGACAAGAACTTTCATAACACTACCTCTTCCTAGAGTTTTTTGAACATCATCTCGGCCGAAGCAATATCTTCTTCGGTATTAATATTTATATAACCTTTACCAATATTGAAAGATTTAACCATGTTCCCTTCATCAATTGAGCACTGGATCATGTCTACCAACTCTTTTTCACCTCTTATCTGGTTGATAGGGGTGTGAGAAATAAACTCAAAAATGTCATTCCTGAAGATGCAATTACCTGTACCCATAATGTCATTAAGAGGGTTCCTGGGTTTTTCGATCAGTCTGTATACAAATGAATTTTGGTC
The nucleotide sequence above comes from Pseudomonadota bacterium. Encoded proteins:
- a CDS encoding transposase, whose translation is GINNKIKRLKRMAYGYKDVAYFLLKIHQHCGLLNPRLST
- a CDS encoding B12-binding domain-containing radical SAM protein, yielding MIKILFVSPSNFTTSSELVTIPIGLSYIKSYCENNISCSIKIVHQINKKVISDEKPDIVGISCFAATFGHALKISLLCKELGIHVVVGGEQITTLPHIISKDIDVGVRGEGEHTFLKLLQIYDNGWDKNKLRNINGLVFYDDGKLVLTGYAQPLLDLDDLPIPDLLYGNKSSDILCLMSSRGCPYRCAYCATGYHNNVHWMSPAKVIETIEFHLDKYPHIKRVKFWDDLFTVKFERVEEIANLMQAKGLTERVVVTICTRSDHINESLLKVLKKMNCTHVSMGLESGCDKTLKYINKMTTVEKNRRAVELLDKHGFDSEASFIIGFPEETTENIRQTYDFVKSSPIKKIQVFLPMPYPGTKIWEFAMEKGLVSENMDWERLDLIATMNQPKQVLDEFIVIAQRVSREELCRWMLKFRRLRLKKSAVYALQLLFRDPRLIFHRLRRDLVFFLRKVVFKPD
- a CDS encoding glycosyltransferase; this translates as MHITHICPRFKTFHGGGEPVLLNLFRELSQIGIDNTVLTCNIPENMQECLDNKIKLRTLPAFLRKEYNNVLLSGFVDLLSSVLLIFFIERNTDAVCFHTEGVIPGLFFYKSFLRTKPTLYFCFQPPRFAYDTTKETAISGGLLGFFVPIFKTVYRPFDRAAVRKADYVATFSKGYKQWIEDIYGIVDVKVIPPGVTAPTTLVRLPSEISLRLKEGKGKTLICVGKLVTWKHVDRLIDIVAILKKNHPVIRLLVVGDGPCLSSLKKQVTDLHLKEEIIFCGYVESEKVYSYCTHADLMVLMEKNASFGLAIVEANSVGLPVMAFSGGGPTDIICPGKNGYLLDPKMDNSGIAKSISNHLGNKTVMQQMSEESKKISSKYTWRKFTEMFIQTLSVEKKEPINPV
- a CDS encoding NAD-dependent epimerase/dehydratase family protein, which encodes MKVLVTGGCGFIGSHVCEFYRNIGWDVVSIDNMTKYELEKTGYDAEKARNFNWNFLEDMGVKNVKADIRNIDEVLNASSGCDYIVHTAAQPAMTLSTADPYLDLTCNVVGTYNVLEAARNHNIPIVSCASIHVYGTDINSTLSEAETRYIRNPASIDETATVLTGNLTPLHASKFSAECYVRTFIDTYKVKAASFRLTGLYGTRQFGGEDHGWVANFSIRALANRPITIFNTGKQVRDILYATDLCKAFHAFYEKQVPGIYNIGGGEKTAISLIECLSYLEELLGREIEYHFGGERWGDLYYWISDCHKAEKLLGWKAETKPHEGIKMLVEWINDNMDIFQ